The following are from one region of the bacterium genome:
- a CDS encoding glycosyltransferase family 4 protein, with product MRIAIDCNSMGEERTGIGWYIYYLIGNLVKIDKQNYYLFFDIASRGYKEKYNKIKSYIPDQENFQARIYRFHSYIGRKYLPVELFTGKVDILHSYDHSQVLSTTFKAKKIVTVHDIIPLLPEFNEKLNLLMPEECKRGRKFLKEVIRKSDRIITVSNAAKDDIVKYLSVNPSKISVTHLGKDEIFYPREINKGILNKYKILKRFILTSPVYPSRKNFARILLSFEKIRKNNNCQLVSFGKVKKYGEWYAIFNRLPDSIREDIIFLGYIPHTELPYLYSSAEFFIYPSLYEGFGLPPLEAMSCGCPVITSNTSSLPEVVGDAGIFIDPYNVDEMAENMERLLTDEKLREQLRTKGLERAKQFTWEKTARETLKVYEEVYNGK from the coding sequence ATGAGGATAGCAATTGACTGTAATAGTATGGGAGAAGAAAGAACGGGGATTGGCTGGTATATATACTATCTTATCGGGAATCTTGTAAAGATTGATAAACAAAATTACTATTTATTTTTTGATATTGCATCACGGGGTTATAAAGAAAAATACAATAAAATCAAATCTTATATCCCTGACCAGGAAAACTTCCAAGCAAGAATATACAGATTCCATTCGTATATAGGAAGAAAATATCTGCCTGTTGAATTATTTACTGGAAAAGTTGATATACTGCATAGTTATGACCATTCACAGGTTCTTTCTACTACATTTAAGGCAAAAAAAATTGTTACTGTTCATGATATTATTCCTTTATTACCTGAATTCAATGAAAAATTAAATTTATTGATGCCTGAAGAATGCAAAAGAGGAAGAAAATTCTTGAAGGAAGTAATACGGAAATCTGATAGAATTATAACAGTGTCAAATGCCGCAAAGGATGATATAGTAAAATACCTATCTGTAAACCCATCAAAAATCAGTGTTACACATTTAGGTAAGGATGAAATATTTTATCCACGTGAAATTAATAAAGGTATTCTTAATAAATATAAAATTTTAAAAAGGTTTATTCTTACTTCCCCTGTTTATCCTTCCCGTAAAAATTTTGCAAGAATACTTTTATCTTTTGAAAAGATAAGAAAGAACAATAATTGTCAGTTAGTTTCATTTGGAAAGGTTAAAAAATATGGTGAATGGTATGCTATTTTTAATAGATTACCTGATTCTATAAGGGAAGATATTATATTTCTTGGCTACATTCCTCATACAGAACTTCCTTATCTTTACAGTTCTGCTGAGTTTTTCATATATCCTTCCCTTTATGAGGGGTTTGGACTTCCACCACTTGAGGCAATGTCTTGTGGTTGTCCTGTAATAACTTCCAATACATCCTCTCTTCCAGAAGTGGTAGGAGATGCAGGTATTTTTATAGACCCTTATAATGTAGATGAGATGGCAGAGAATATGGAGAGATTGCTTACAGATGAGAAATTGAGAGAGCAGTTAAGGACAAAAGGGTTAGAAAGAGCAAAGCAGTTTACATGGGAGAAGACAGCGAGGGAAACACTTAAAGTATATGAAGAGGTGTATAATGGAAAATAA
- a CDS encoding 3-keto-5-aminohexanoate cleavage protein, with the protein MKELFPHPVTPYKKLIINAAITGMVPTKKDNPHLPVSVEEIIEDSVNCCRAGASIVHIHAREETGRPSYKKEIYKKIIEGIRKRCPDLIICVSTSGRIHNTFEKRSECLELKGDVKPDMASLTMGPLNFPQQISINTIDMIEKLAIKMRENNIIPEIEIFEPGMIQTAKVLIKKGILKPPFYFNILLGSLYSTPATLSDLVHMVQSLPEGAVWGATGIGQFQIVINFAAILMGGNVRVGLEDNIYYDIQKTKLATNVMLIERIVKFAEEIGRDITSPSEAREIIGIK; encoded by the coding sequence ATGAAAGAACTATTTCCACATCCTGTCACACCATATAAAAAACTTATTATCAATGCAGCAATCACTGGTATGGTTCCTACAAAAAAGGATAATCCACATTTGCCTGTAAGTGTTGAAGAGATTATAGAGGATAGTGTTAATTGTTGTCGTGCAGGTGCTTCTATAGTTCATATCCATGCAAGAGAAGAGACAGGAAGACCGAGTTATAAAAAAGAGATTTATAAAAAGATAATTGAAGGAATAAGAAAGAGATGTCCTGACCTTATAATATGTGTATCTACAAGTGGGAGAATCCATAACACATTTGAAAAACGTTCAGAATGTTTGGAACTTAAAGGAGATGTTAAACCGGATATGGCTTCTCTTACAATGGGACCTTTAAACTTTCCACAGCAGATATCTATCAATACCATTGATATGATAGAAAAACTTGCGATAAAAATGAGAGAAAATAATATTATCCCGGAAATAGAAATATTTGAACCAGGGATGATTCAGACAGCAAAAGTTCTGATTAAGAAAGGAATTTTAAAACCACCATTCTATTTTAACATTCTTCTTGGTTCCTTATACTCTACACCTGCAACTTTATCCGACCTTGTACATATGGTTCAGAGTTTACCTGAAGGTGCAGTATGGGGAGCAACAGGTATAGGACAGTTTCAAATAGTTATAAATTTTGCTGCAATACTTATGGGAGGAAATGTTAGGGTAGGGCTTGAAGATAATATATACTATGATATTCAAAAGACAAAACTTGCCACAAATGTAATGCTGATAGAACGTATAGTAAAATTTGCAGAAGAGATTGGTAGAGATATTACTTCCCCCTCAGAAGCCAGAGAAATTATAGGAATAAAATAA
- the tsaB gene encoding tRNA (adenosine(37)-N6)-threonylcarbamoyltransferase complex dimerization subunit type 1 TsaB, translating to MKVLSIETTSSTGSIAFLKDGKVYSEYLFRDSDISVKLLSTIDIILKDNRCSPEELELLVVSYGPGLWTGIRLGMGVAKGIVTGNQAKIFCVGTVDSIFFGIKEFKMPALCVVNAYRGQFYLASFNGKFVYKRNYPVRIVELDELYSICSKKKLMLTGTGVSVIPDKIRKLKNIVVPDEKFLYPSAGINGLLALEKIQRGIPSAPMKPFYGR from the coding sequence ATGAAAGTCCTTTCTATAGAGACCACATCTAGTACTGGCAGTATAGCATTCCTCAAAGATGGGAAGGTGTATTCAGAATATCTTTTCAGAGATTCTGATATTTCTGTAAAGTTGTTATCAACTATAGATATTATTCTCAAAGATAATAGATGTAGTCCTGAAGAACTGGAACTGCTGGTGGTATCTTACGGACCAGGTTTATGGACAGGGATACGACTCGGAATGGGAGTAGCAAAGGGAATTGTTACAGGGAATCAAGCAAAGATATTTTGTGTTGGAACAGTTGATAGTATATTTTTCGGGATTAAAGAATTTAAAATGCCTGCATTGTGTGTTGTAAATGCATATAGAGGACAGTTCTATCTTGCATCTTTTAATGGTAAGTTTGTTTACAAAAGAAACTATCCTGTCAGGATAGTTGAACTTGATGAGTTATACAGTATATGTAGTAAAAAGAAATTAATGCTTACAGGAACAGGTGTTTCTGTAATACCTGATAAAATTAGAAAGTTGAAGAATATTGTAGTACCTGATGAAAAATTTTTATATCCATCTGCTGGTATTAATGGATTATTAGCACTGGAGAAAATACAAAGGGGAATACCATCTGCTCCAATGAAGCCATTTTATGGAAGATAG
- a CDS encoding DUF3108 domain-containing protein, which yields MRNLRVIWTVIVCFLLAGCITSQTSVSKEKLREEIAQTSPGEIHITPEISEEGTSTVKLLKRRRPYNIFGWLLKEEPHLPDETKEKIAVPKKGKEVVEEEVVKEELPVIIAKKEPTVEKKIVLPKVEEKREVVNEKVKEETPVISGYLPAIEMWDGECLIYEVSWNSIDIGKGLLVCKDVKNSFGDVYHILGLTIPQRSIMGASLNLFRMDAYLDKKTLQPCYYYQYSKGDDEKEDILEIRFDWKNKKYFTKYRKYNKGKLYSIKEKTLNLPEGAYDTISVFYILRTLDLDKKSSFTIPIAMREIWDLNIQSIGKRTVNIPSKGKGDVYVLKPQAKSSEGFFTKGAMDLWLTADNKRIPVYLEGRVTLGKARMSLMIEKKLPPGAVLNAETITNIISECN from the coding sequence ATGAGAAATTTAAGAGTTATATGGACAGTTATAGTATGTTTTTTGCTTGCTGGATGTATAACTTCACAGACCAGTGTTTCAAAAGAAAAATTAAGAGAAGAGATTGCCCAGACATCCCCGGGTGAGATACATATTACACCAGAGATTTCTGAAGAGGGTACCAGTACGGTGAAATTACTTAAAAGAAGGCGTCCTTATAATATCTTTGGTTGGTTATTAAAAGAAGAACCCCATTTACCTGATGAAACAAAAGAAAAGATTGCTGTACCAAAGAAGGGGAAAGAGGTGGTTGAAGAAGAGGTTGTAAAGGAAGAACTACCTGTTATAATTGCGAAGAAGGAACCTACTGTAGAGAAAAAAATTGTCCTTCCGAAGGTAGAGGAGAAAAGAGAAGTTGTAAATGAGAAGGTAAAAGAAGAGACACCGGTTATCTCCGGGTATCTCCCTGCGATTGAAATGTGGGATGGAGAGTGTCTTATATATGAGGTGTCATGGAACTCTATAGATATTGGAAAGGGACTACTTGTTTGTAAGGATGTAAAAAACAGTTTCGGAGATGTCTATCATATATTAGGACTTACTATACCTCAAAGAAGTATTATGGGGGCAAGTTTAAATTTATTCAGGATGGATGCATATCTTGATAAAAAAACACTTCAACCTTGTTATTATTATCAGTACAGTAAAGGAGACGACGAAAAAGAAGATATACTTGAGATACGGTTTGACTGGAAGAACAAGAAGTACTTTACGAAGTACAGAAAATATAATAAGGGAAAATTATACAGTATAAAAGAGAAAACACTGAATCTACCAGAAGGTGCGTATGATACCATATCTGTATTTTATATTTTAAGGACATTGGACCTTGATAAGAAATCTTCATTTACTATTCCTATTGCTATGAGAGAGATATGGGACCTTAATATTCAATCAATCGGGAAAAGAACGGTTAATATCCCCAGTAAAGGGAAAGGGGATGTTTATGTACTTAAACCACAAGCGAAAAGCAGTGAAGGATTTTTTACGAAAGGTGCGATGGATTTATGGCTTACTGCTGATAATAAACGGATTCCTGTGTACTTAGAAGGTAGAGTAACACTTGGGAAAGCACGGATGTCGCTTATGATAGAAAAAAAACTTCCACCAGGTGCGGTTTTGAATGCTGAAACAATAACCAATATCATTAGTGAGTGTAATTGA
- the rfaD gene encoding ADP-glyceromanno-heptose 6-epimerase translates to MKIILTGGMGFIGSCFLRKLNDVGYTDILIVDNPSDEKEKNVAGKKFRDIVEKNRFLSIIEDNKIEIPDILIHLGACTSTINNECEYMFYNNYYYSLKLAKWILCRNKRFIYASSAATYGNGEYGFSDEDENTKRLRPLNVYGVSKHLFDLWLITNGFVDKVTGFKFFNVYGPNEYHKEDMRSVVVKAYEEIKKTGKKKLFKSYRKDIKDGEQKRDFIYVKDVVDVMMFFVEHPEKRGIYNLGTGKARSFKDLVLAVFHCLKVPPEIEYVDMPSEIDRDKYQYFTQANISKIRKAGFTEEFTELEEGVKDYIDYLKNGIYI, encoded by the coding sequence ATGAAGATTATACTTACAGGAGGAATGGGGTTTATAGGAAGTTGTTTTTTGAGAAAACTAAATGATGTGGGATATACTGATATTTTGATTGTGGATAATCCATCAGATGAAAAAGAAAAAAATGTTGCAGGCAAGAAATTCCGGGATATTGTAGAAAAAAACAGATTTTTATCCATTATAGAGGACAATAAAATAGAAATACCTGATATTTTGATACATCTCGGAGCATGCACTTCAACAATCAATAATGAATGTGAGTATATGTTTTACAATAACTATTACTACAGCCTAAAACTTGCAAAGTGGATATTATGTAGGAATAAAAGATTTATCTATGCATCTTCTGCTGCTACCTATGGAAATGGAGAATACGGTTTTTCTGATGAAGATGAAAACACAAAGAGATTAAGACCACTTAATGTATACGGGGTATCTAAACATCTTTTTGACTTGTGGTTGATTACCAATGGATTTGTTGATAAAGTGACGGGGTTTAAGTTTTTTAATGTATATGGTCCAAACGAATATCACAAAGAAGATATGAGAAGTGTTGTTGTAAAGGCATATGAAGAGATAAAGAAAACAGGGAAAAAGAAACTTTTTAAGTCATATAGAAAAGATATCAAAGATGGAGAACAAAAGAGGGACTTTATCTATGTAAAAGATGTGGTTGATGTAATGATGTTTTTTGTTGAGCATCCAGAAAAGAGAGGGATATATAATTTAGGAACTGGCAAAGCAAGGAGTTTTAAAGACCTTGTTTTAGCAGTATTTCATTGTTTAAAAGTTCCTCCTGAAATAGAATATGTAGATATGCCTTCTGAGATAGATAGGGATAAGTATCAATATTTTACTCAAGCGAATATAAGTAAAATAAGAAAAGCAGGTTTTACAGAGGAATTTACAGAACTTGAGGAAGGAGTGAAGGATTATATTGATTACCTGAAAAATGGAATTTATATCTGA
- a CDS encoding GNAT family N-acetyltransferase has translation MVGIILYNLWEKITGYRGEKRRFKRVTGYDLNLKNPRSFGEKIVWKKIYDRNPLIPVVADKYKVREYVKRVLGVKEAENILVPLLYVTDRPESIPFDKLPEEYIIKPNHGSGWHIIVKQGEAFITRKGKKIEKGEIVSQCRKWLKITYGVREYEWAYQPIKKRIIIEKIMKDKEGKLPTDYKFFIIHGKCHLIQVIYNRFSDKSLGMYTPDWQYLNVKGKAKQAPPDSKPPSLEKMIDMAEKLGGLFDAIRVDFFLVEDRIYFSELTNYHQTGYIKWEPVSFDFELGSKWQIEPGYWEKNAYIEKLAREIDDACDIIIEKATDIDRPAIMRLLKQANMHYIPSPEMPSITYENYFVARLNGKVVGFCGYKVLDSTTAKTELMVVDKRYRSRGIGYKLQVCRMEDMFAKGIQRVITNTDLPETIAWYKRHFGYIEVGKVKKLHTFGAPDIDYWTTLEVDLKKWKDSQNERTISTSCHTI, from the coding sequence TTGGTCGGTATAATTTTATACAATTTATGGGAGAAAATTACGGGTTATAGAGGAGAAAAGAGGCGATTTAAAAGGGTAACAGGTTATGACCTGAATCTTAAAAATCCCCGTAGTTTCGGTGAAAAAATTGTATGGAAAAAAATTTATGATAGAAATCCTCTTATACCTGTAGTAGCAGATAAATATAAGGTTAGAGAGTATGTAAAAAGAGTTCTTGGAGTAAAGGAAGCAGAAAATATTTTAGTACCACTTCTTTATGTCACAGATAGACCTGAATCTATTCCTTTTGATAAACTGCCTGAAGAATACATTATAAAGCCCAATCATGGTTCTGGATGGCATATTATAGTTAAACAGGGGGAGGCATTTATTACAAGGAAGGGAAAGAAAATTGAAAAGGGTGAAATTGTCTCACAATGTAGAAAATGGTTGAAAATAACCTATGGGGTTAGGGAGTATGAGTGGGCATATCAACCGATAAAGAAGAGAATAATTATAGAGAAAATTATGAAAGATAAGGAAGGTAAATTACCAACGGACTATAAATTTTTTATTATTCATGGTAAGTGTCATCTTATTCAGGTTATATACAACAGATTTTCTGATAAATCACTTGGTATGTACACACCTGACTGGCAATATCTTAATGTAAAAGGGAAAGCAAAACAGGCCCCCCCTGATTCAAAACCACCTTCTCTTGAAAAGATGATAGATATGGCTGAGAAATTAGGAGGTCTTTTTGATGCTATCAGGGTGGATTTTTTTCTTGTTGAGGATAGAATATACTTCAGCGAACTTACAAATTATCATCAGACAGGCTATATTAAATGGGAACCTGTTTCATTTGATTTTGAATTGGGTTCTAAGTGGCAGATAGAACCCGGTTACTGGGAAAAAAATGCTTATATAGAAAAATTAGCGAGAGAGATAGATGATGCATGTGATATAATTATAGAGAAAGCAACAGATATAGATAGACCTGCTATTATGCGCCTTTTAAAACAGGCAAATATGCACTATATACCTTCACCAGAGATGCCATCTATCACATATGAAAATTACTTTGTGGCACGTCTTAATGGGAAGGTTGTGGGCTTCTGCGGATATAAAGTTCTTGATTCTACTACAGCAAAGACAGAACTGATGGTTGTAGATAAAAGATACAGAAGCAGAGGGATTGGTTATAAACTTCAGGTATGTAGAATGGAAGATATGTTTGCAAAAGGGATACAGAGGGTTATAACAAATACTGACCTTCCTGAAACAATTGCATGGTATAAAAGACATTTTGGGTATATAGAGGTGGGAAAAGTTAAAAAATTACATACATTTGGTGCTCCTGATATAGATTACTGGACTACTCTTGAAGTTGACCTGAAAAAATGGAAGGACAGTCAAAATGAAAGAACTATTTCCACATCCTGTCACACCATATAA
- a CDS encoding glycosyltransferase family 4 protein yields the protein MKVLFIAGWFPEGGNYSGIFIKEHALAVSKFWDVAVIHGKGVKWQRTRYRSSFSDEDGLKILRFTYREIPLLPSYSSYIKGIILSFEKFLSDGFKPDIIHANIYKTGVPACIIKERYGIPYVITEHYSGYARKTMNKKKLKIARLGMENADLVLPVSESLKNDIFSYGIKGNFEIIPNTVPDYFNCSSDIKNKSYIKRILCVAAMHPKKNIPVLINACKVLHNIRQDWELNIVGEGERLEEYKKMVHDFSLDKFIHFLGGKQKTEIASMMQSSVFFVLPSKFENLPCVLLEALCCGLSVVATKVGGVPEIINDTNGILVEPDNPEALAKAMLYMLDNPEKYNRQKISYEARNKYSYEVVGKRIVSVYEKILQHQN from the coding sequence ATGAAAGTACTTTTTATAGCAGGATGGTTTCCTGAAGGTGGAAATTATAGTGGTATATTTATAAAGGAACATGCACTCGCTGTATCAAAATTTTGGGATGTTGCAGTTATACATGGAAAGGGTGTAAAGTGGCAGAGAACAAGATACAGGTCTTCTTTTTCAGATGAAGATGGATTAAAAATTTTAAGATTTACATATAGAGAAATTCCTTTATTACCTTCTTATTCCAGTTATATAAAAGGGATTATACTCAGTTTTGAAAAATTTTTGTCAGATGGTTTTAAACCTGATATTATACATGCCAATATATATAAAACAGGTGTGCCTGCCTGTATAATAAAAGAAAGATATGGTATCCCATATGTTATCACTGAACACTATTCAGGTTACGCACGGAAGACAATGAATAAGAAGAAATTAAAAATTGCGCGGCTCGGTATGGAAAATGCTGATTTGGTTCTACCAGTAAGTGAGTCCTTAAAAAATGATATTTTTTCTTATGGTATCAAAGGTAATTTTGAAATAATTCCCAATACAGTTCCTGATTATTTTAATTGTAGTTCTGATATAAAAAATAAATCATATATAAAGAGAATTTTGTGTGTTGCGGCTATGCATCCTAAGAAAAATATACCTGTTCTTATAAATGCCTGTAAAGTCCTGCATAATATCCGACAGGACTGGGAACTTAATATAGTGGGTGAAGGTGAGAGATTGGAAGAGTATAAAAAGATGGTTCATGATTTTTCTCTTGATAAGTTTATCCATTTTCTTGGTGGAAAACAAAAAACAGAGATAGCATCTATGATGCAATCATCCGTATTTTTTGTCCTGCCAAGCAAATTTGAAAATCTTCCGTGTGTATTATTAGAAGCATTATGTTGTGGATTATCTGTGGTTGCTACAAAAGTTGGGGGAGTACCGGAAATAATAAATGATACCAATGGAATTCTTGTAGAGCCAGACAATCCTGAAGCACTTGCAAAAGCAATGTTATATATGCTGGATAATCCAGAGAAATATAACAGACAGAAGATATCTTATGAGGCAAGAAATAAATACTCTTATGAGGTAGTTGGGAAACGGATAGTGTCAGTATATGAAAAGATACTTCAACACCAAAACTAA
- the rfaE1 gene encoding D-glycero-beta-D-manno-heptose-7-phosphate kinase: MEKIALRKVIDKDRFNEIIGRYEKTKVLVTGDLILDRFIYGNVSRISPEAPVPVVLVQREEQMLGGAGNVALNIKTLNGIPFLIASIGRDSNGKVLKDILEKNGIDVFLIERDTPTTTKTRVIARTQQVVRIDREEIKKLMDEDILKIKKVIDEWGKNSSGVIISDYSKGFITKKLIGAFLNYTKKYNKVLTVDPKVEHFPYYKNVTCITPNKAEASEFLHTKEPEGMEGIKKIGESIKKRLGCEHLLITLGKDGMMLFEKGRKIIHIPTVAKEVFDVTGAGDTVIAVFTLSLSAGASVVESAIISNIAAGITVAKLGTASTSQKELREIFREVLEKEYVNILQ, from the coding sequence ATGGAAAAAATTGCATTGAGGAAAGTTATTGATAAGGATAGATTTAACGAAATTATTGGTAGATATGAAAAAACAAAGGTCCTTGTTACAGGAGACCTTATCCTTGATAGGTTTATCTATGGAAATGTATCAAGAATATCTCCTGAAGCACCTGTTCCTGTTGTCCTTGTTCAGAGAGAAGAACAGATGTTAGGTGGTGCAGGTAATGTTGCACTTAATATTAAGACACTCAATGGTATACCTTTTCTTATTGCTTCTATTGGTAGAGATAGCAATGGCAAGGTTCTTAAAGATATATTAGAAAAGAATGGTATAGATGTATTTCTTATTGAGAGAGATACTCCTACAACAACCAAAACAAGAGTAATAGCCAGAACACAGCAGGTTGTGAGAATTGATAGAGAAGAGATTAAAAAACTTATGGATGAGGATATTTTAAAGATAAAAAAAGTTATAGATGAATGGGGTAAGAATTCTTCAGGTGTGATTATTTCTGATTATAGTAAGGGATTTATTACTAAAAAACTTATAGGGGCATTTTTGAACTATACAAAAAAATATAATAAAGTTCTAACAGTTGACCCAAAGGTTGAACATTTTCCATATTACAAAAATGTTACCTGTATCACACCTAATAAAGCAGAGGCAAGTGAATTTCTGCATACAAAAGAACCAGAGGGAATGGAAGGTATAAAGAAAATAGGAGAGAGCATTAAAAAACGACTTGGATGTGAACATCTCTTGATTACTCTCGGTAAGGATGGAATGATGCTTTTTGAAAAGGGAAGAAAGATTATACACATACCTACAGTAGCAAAGGAGGTATTTGATGTAACAGGTGCAGGTGATACAGTAATAGCGGTCTTTACCCTATCACTTTCAGCAGGGGCTTCTGTGGTTGAATCAGCAATAATATCTAACATTGCAGCAGGTATTACAGTGGCTAAACTTGGAACTGCCTCTACAAGTCAAAAAGAGTTGAGGGAAATATTTAGAGAGGTTTTGGAAAAAGAATATGTGAATATCTTACAATGA
- the rfaE2 gene encoding D-glycero-beta-D-manno-heptose 1-phosphate adenylyltransferase has product MKKKIKSFQDIEKIVKRLKKAEKKIVFTNGCFDILHKGHIRLLKKAKSLGDVLIVGLNTDSSVRRLKGKKRPFLKEKDRAEILSSLEMVDYVVLFHQDTPYELIRIIKPDVLVKGGDYEKGRVVGRDIVEGYGGKVYIFPVIKGLSTTKIAEKIRKAGI; this is encoded by the coding sequence ATGAAAAAGAAAATAAAGAGTTTTCAGGATATAGAAAAGATAGTTAAAAGATTGAAGAAGGCAGAAAAAAAAATTGTATTTACTAATGGATGTTTTGATATATTACACAAGGGACATATCCGACTTTTAAAAAAAGCAAAGTCATTGGGAGATGTTTTAATAGTGGGGCTTAATACTGATAGTTCTGTAAGACGACTGAAGGGAAAAAAAAGACCTTTCTTGAAAGAGAAAGATAGGGCAGAAATTCTTTCATCATTGGAGATGGTTGATTATGTGGTGCTTTTTCATCAGGATACTCCATATGAACTTATAAGAATAATCAAACCAGATGTTTTAGTAAAAGGTGGAGATTACGAAAAAGGAAGAGTTGTTGGTAGAGATATTGTAGAAGGTTATGGAGGTAAGGTCTATATATTTCCTGTGATAAAAGGTTTATCAACAACAAAGATAGCGGAGAAAATAAGGAAAGCAGGGATATGA
- a CDS encoding glycosyltransferase family 2 protein, which produces MENKNNPLVSIIIPVYNRAELLPRTLKSVVNQTYRNIEIIVVDDGSDEDIKIICDRFNDPRIRYIRHTENKGLPSARNTGIRMSKGDFITFLDSDDEYIPERIDKQVKFFTENRDIQVVYCSVLEEKKGKQYLRKIIGDKWFVWVHQIMLKKEVIEKVGFFDESFISLEDVDYVYRLRKFYTFGFIDEPLLIYHNTPGSLGKDIEKRNKARELFIRKHRTTLSRRSISKMLYSAGKDYLTLGKVKKSINCFSRAYFIYPLNQQALRKMIKTLPLILKSKFR; this is translated from the coding sequence ATGGAAAATAAAAACAATCCATTAGTAAGTATAATTATTCCTGTATATAACAGAGCAGAATTATTACCGAGAACACTTAAGAGTGTTGTGAACCAGACATATAGAAACATTGAAATAATAGTTGTTGATGATGGGTCAGATGAGGATATAAAAATTATCTGTGATAGATTTAATGACCCGAGAATAAGGTATATAAGACATACTGAAAATAAAGGACTTCCATCTGCAAGGAATACAGGAATAAGGATGTCAAAAGGTGATTTTATTACCTTTCTTGATTCAGATGATGAATATATACCAGAAAGAATTGATAAACAGGTAAAGTTCTTTACAGAAAATAGAGATATACAGGTTGTATACTGTAGTGTATTAGAAGAGAAAAAGGGGAAACAGTATTTAAGGAAAATAATAGGAGACAAATGGTTTGTATGGGTTCACCAGATTATGCTTAAAAAGGAAGTTATTGAAAAAGTAGGTTTCTTTGATGAATCTTTTATATCGTTGGAAGATGTTGATTATGTATATCGGCTCAGAAAATTCTATACATTCGGATTTATTGATGAACCGTTGTTAATATACCATAATACACCGGGGTCTTTAGGTAAAGATATTGAAAAAAGGAATAAGGCAAGGGAATTATTTATTAGGAAACATAGAACTACTTTAAGCCGTAGGTCTATAAGCAAGATGTTATATAGTGCAGGAAAAGATTATCTCACTTTGGGTAAAGTGAAAAAAAGCATAAACTGTTTTTCAAGAGCATATTTTATATATCCTTTGAATCAACAGGCATTAAGAAAGATGATTAAAACACTTCCTTTAATCTTGAAGAGTAAATTCCGATGA